In Planctomycetota bacterium, a single genomic region encodes these proteins:
- a CDS encoding polysaccharide deacetylase family protein, with protein sequence MSPLRLRVDVCTHEGLHRGVPVLLDLLRRCRARATFCVTLGPDRSGLAVTRLLHPGFARRLLRQQPHATYGWRTALFGTLWAAPRVGAGAPDLLRQIRDEGHEVIPHGWDHRGWQDRLDAYPASRLQREFFRMIEAYERIFRRLPEAFAAPAWRTNAVLLELEANAGLRYASDARGTRPFRPTLAGRLFPVPQLPVTLPTLDEAMGIQSPEAFAQDILRRSRLQIDYACYAAHAETEGRRHPEVLVRILAGLERPILPLGEAVPNAAEPRTLIRTVLPGRPYPVAAEGPPL encoded by the coding sequence GTGAGCCCCCTCCGACTGCGCGTGGACGTCTGCACGCACGAGGGACTCCACCGGGGGGTTCCGGTTCTTCTCGACCTCCTGAGGCGATGCCGCGCCCGCGCCACCTTCTGCGTGACGCTCGGCCCGGACCGGTCCGGGCTGGCCGTGACGCGTCTCCTGCACCCGGGTTTCGCGCGGAGGCTGCTGCGCCAGCAGCCGCACGCCACCTATGGCTGGCGGACCGCGCTCTTCGGAACCCTCTGGGCCGCTCCCCGGGTCGGCGCCGGAGCGCCCGATCTGCTCCGCCAAATCCGGGATGAAGGACACGAGGTGATCCCCCACGGCTGGGACCACCGGGGCTGGCAGGACCGACTGGACGCCTACCCCGCGTCCCGCCTTCAGCGCGAGTTCTTCCGCATGATCGAGGCCTACGAGCGGATCTTCCGCCGTCTCCCCGAGGCCTTCGCGGCCCCCGCCTGGAGAACGAACGCCGTGCTCCTCGAGCTCGAAGCGAACGCCGGATTGCGGTATGCCTCGGACGCGCGCGGCACCCGCCCCTTCCGACCGACCCTGGCCGGACGCCTGTTCCCCGTCCCCCAGTTGCCCGTCACGCTCCCCACCCTGGACGAGGCGATGGGAATCCAGTCTCCGGAAGCGTTCGCCCAGGACATCCTGCGCCGTTCCCGCCTCCAGATCGATTATGCCTGCTATGCCGCCCACGCCGAAACCGAAGGGCGCCGCCATCCGGAAGTCCTCGTTCGGATCCTTGCAGGCCTCGAGCGCCCGATCCTTCCTCTGGGCGAAGCCGTTCCGAACGCCGCCGAGCCCCGCACCCTGATCCGCACGGTTCTTCCGGGCCGGCCCTATCCCGTCGCCGCCGAAGGTCCTCCACTCTGA
- a CDS encoding NAD-dependent epimerase/dehydratase family protein — protein sequence MKVLITGGGGFIGSHLAEEHLARGDEVWAVDTGPNLKVRHLLSNPAFHYVKASVLDAEAQEAFVLRCDLVYHLAAVVGVEHYVDDPFNVLNVNILGTLNLLRLAHRHGRRMVFASTSEVYGRNPKVPWKEEDDRVLGAPQTDRWCYSTSKAAAEHYCWAFRRMGLDVSVVRYFNVYGPRLDRLDVGRVITIFLGQLLRGEPLTVIGTGRQTRCFTFVRDAVRATLAAGTRPEAVGGVFNVGDDRETSILELATTLLELAGRRPDEGLRFVRQEEIYGPKYEDIPRRVPDITRMKTILGVVPETSLRDGLKETLEWFRREQHLRPALTSAALESSRR from the coding sequence ATGAAAGTCCTGATCACCGGCGGCGGCGGATTCATCGGATCGCACCTGGCCGAAGAACACCTCGCCCGCGGGGACGAAGTCTGGGCCGTCGATACGGGTCCCAACCTCAAGGTGCGCCATCTCCTGTCCAACCCGGCGTTTCACTACGTCAAAGCCAGCGTGCTCGACGCCGAAGCCCAGGAGGCGTTCGTCCTGCGATGCGACCTCGTCTATCACCTGGCGGCGGTCGTGGGGGTCGAACACTATGTGGACGACCCGTTCAACGTCCTTAACGTCAACATACTGGGGACGCTCAACCTTCTGCGCCTGGCCCACCGGCACGGCCGCCGCATGGTCTTCGCCTCCACGAGCGAAGTCTATGGACGCAACCCCAAGGTGCCGTGGAAAGAGGAAGATGACCGCGTCCTCGGAGCCCCGCAGACCGACCGCTGGTGCTATTCCACCTCCAAGGCCGCGGCGGAGCATTACTGCTGGGCCTTCCGTCGAATGGGCCTGGACGTCTCCGTGGTGCGTTACTTCAACGTCTATGGGCCGCGCCTGGACCGGCTGGACGTCGGACGCGTCATCACGATCTTCCTGGGCCAGCTTCTGCGCGGCGAACCGCTCACCGTCATCGGCACCGGACGTCAAACCCGATGCTTCACGTTCGTGCGCGACGCCGTCCGCGCCACGCTGGCCGCCGGCACCCGGCCGGAAGCCGTGGGCGGGGTGTTCAACGTGGGCGACGACCGGGAGACCAGCATCCTGGAACTGGCGACGACGCTTCTCGAGCTCGCCGGCCGCCGCCCGGACGAAGGGCTCCGCTTCGTCCGGCAGGAGGAAATCTACGGGCCCAAATACGAGGACATCCCCCGGCGCGTCCCCGACATCACGCGCATGAAAACGATCCTCGGCGTCGTGCCGGAAACCTCCCTCCGCGACGGTCTGAAGGAAACGCTGGAGTGGTTCCGCCGGGAGCAGCACCTCCGCCCCGCATTGACCTCCGCCGCCCTGGAGTCTTCGCGCCGGTGA
- a CDS encoding formyltransferase family protein, translated as MTVRILFFGYGEMGCTGLEFFLDRGEDIAAVVTHEDDPAERRWFRSLAERAVAAGLPVHFGERLGRRGLRDLATRVQPDFIFSFYYRRLLPPEVLRRARRGALNLHGSLLPRLRGRAPLNWALVEGEPRTGVTLHYMIREPDAGDIVAQRGWDIGPRDTAKTLFDRAVVETRRMLEEVWPLLKAGTAPRLPQDPRRATYRGRRTPEDGRIDWTLPTARIDGLVRAVTEPFPGAFTFLAGRKLMVWEGRPAAGRGAPGTVLEPFVVATGDGAYRIDRCTFADDPSAAPLLNPGLKLGDLS; from the coding sequence ATGACGGTGAGGATCCTTTTTTTCGGATACGGCGAAATGGGCTGCACCGGACTGGAATTCTTCCTCGACCGGGGAGAGGACATCGCCGCGGTGGTGACTCACGAAGACGATCCCGCCGAGCGCCGATGGTTCCGCTCGCTGGCGGAGCGCGCCGTCGCCGCCGGACTTCCCGTGCACTTCGGCGAACGACTGGGCCGCCGCGGGTTGAGGGACCTGGCGACGCGGGTTCAGCCGGATTTCATCTTCTCCTTCTACTACCGCCGGCTCCTGCCTCCCGAGGTCCTGCGCCGCGCGCGACGGGGGGCGCTCAACCTGCACGGATCGCTCCTGCCCCGACTGCGCGGGCGGGCTCCCCTGAACTGGGCGCTGGTCGAAGGGGAGCCGCGCACGGGAGTGACCCTCCACTACATGATCCGCGAACCCGACGCGGGCGACATCGTCGCGCAGCGCGGATGGGACATCGGGCCGCGGGACACCGCCAAGACGCTCTTCGACCGCGCCGTCGTCGAAACCCGCAGGATGCTCGAAGAGGTCTGGCCGCTCCTGAAGGCCGGGACCGCTCCCCGCCTCCCTCAGGACCCCCGGCGGGCCACGTACCGCGGGCGCCGCACGCCCGAAGACGGGCGGATCGACTGGACGCTTCCCACCGCGCGGATCGACGGTCTGGTCCGCGCCGTCACGGAACCCTTCCCGGGAGCCTTCACGTTCCTGGCCGGCCGCAAGCTCATGGTGTGGGAAGGCCGACCCGCCGCCGGCCGGGGCGCTCCGGGAACCGTTCTGGAACCCTTCGTCGTGGCGACCGGAGACGGAGCGTACCGGATCGACCGGTGCACCTTCGCCGACGATCCCTCCGCGGCTCCCCTGTTGAACCCCGGACTCAAACTCGGAGACCTCTCATGA
- a CDS encoding glycosyltransferase, translating into METSRTSSPPSDGPSAATRPEPEITVVVPVFNEEGNLPELHERLTRSLERTGRAWEIVYVDDGSSDGSAVWLAGRAGSDPRVRLVELARNFGQHAAVCAGFEAAKGRWIVTIDADLQNPPEEIPGLLAKAEEGYDVVGTRRRNRRDPFFRRLASRLVNRLAGGTMSDYGCMLRVYGRRVVDAILRCGEVSTFVPLLANTWARRTVEVEVDHAPRRSGKTKYGPLRLVNLLFDLLTGFSLVPLRAMTFFGIAVALGAVSLGILLLVLRIVHGPEWAQFGVFTLFALLFLMTGMLFVALGVLGEYVGRIYAEVRRRPRYVIRRVQGGGEAG; encoded by the coding sequence ATGGAGACGTCGAGGACGTCATCGCCGCCGTCCGACGGACCCTCCGCGGCGACCCGCCCTGAGCCCGAGATCACGGTCGTCGTCCCCGTGTTCAATGAGGAAGGCAATCTTCCCGAGCTCCACGAACGGCTCACGCGATCCCTGGAGCGCACCGGCCGCGCCTGGGAAATCGTCTACGTCGACGACGGGAGCTCCGACGGATCGGCCGTCTGGCTCGCCGGCCGGGCGGGATCCGATCCCCGCGTGCGCCTGGTCGAGCTGGCGCGCAACTTCGGCCAGCATGCGGCCGTCTGCGCGGGATTCGAAGCTGCGAAAGGCCGCTGGATCGTGACAATCGACGCCGATCTGCAGAATCCGCCGGAGGAGATCCCCGGCCTCCTGGCCAAGGCGGAGGAAGGATACGACGTGGTGGGAACCCGGCGGCGGAACCGGAGGGATCCCTTTTTTCGCCGTCTGGCCTCGCGCCTGGTCAACCGTCTGGCGGGCGGGACGATGAGCGATTACGGGTGCATGCTCCGGGTCTACGGCCGCCGGGTCGTGGACGCGATCCTCCGGTGCGGCGAAGTCTCCACTTTCGTGCCCCTTCTGGCCAACACGTGGGCCCGCCGCACGGTCGAAGTGGAGGTCGACCACGCCCCGCGCCGGAGCGGAAAGACCAAATACGGACCGCTGCGACTCGTCAATCTTCTGTTCGATCTTTTGACCGGATTCAGTCTCGTTCCTCTGAGGGCGATGACGTTCTTCGGCATCGCGGTGGCCCTCGGGGCCGTCTCCCTCGGCATCCTGCTTCTGGTCCTCAGGATCGTTCACGGCCCGGAGTGGGCCCAGTTCGGCGTCTTCACGCTCTTCGCCCTCCTCTTCCTCATGACGGGAATGCTCTTCGTCGCTCTGGGGGTCCTGGGGGAATACGTGGGCCGGATCTACGCGGAGGTCCGCCGGCGACCGCGCTACGTCATACGACGCGTGCAGGGCGGGGGAGAGGCCGGATGA
- a CDS encoding aminotransferase class I/II-fold pyridoxal phosphate-dependent enzyme, producing MASDSARPARPPRRDFLPFSRPSLGEEEICEVVECLRSGWITSGPRVERFEQEFARRIGAPHAVAFSSGTAALHAAYWLLDLKPGDEVICPSLTWPSTATMARVLGARIVFADIDPETLQIDPADVARRRTNRTRAVVAVHFAGAPADLDALREAAGPGVALVEDAAHAVGTEYRGLPVGARPGLSVFSFHPIKNITTGEGGMLVTHDADQARRARLFRFHGISRDAWKAYGAGAALRYDALLPGFKYNLTDLAAGIGLRQLEKLDRFLSRRRAIAERYREGLADLPGLTLPRDPSYPHRHARHLFPVLVERRDRFLDRMRQENIGCGLHFEPVHRLTLYRSEAPSLPCAEAVGERIVSLPLFPEMSDGDVEDVIAAVRRTLRGDPP from the coding sequence ATGGCCTCCGATTCGGCGCGCCCCGCACGTCCGCCCCGACGTGATTTTCTGCCCTTCTCCCGCCCGTCTCTCGGCGAGGAGGAAATCTGCGAAGTCGTGGAGTGCCTCCGTTCCGGATGGATCACGAGCGGTCCACGGGTCGAGCGCTTCGAACAGGAGTTCGCCCGCCGGATCGGAGCCCCCCACGCGGTGGCTTTCTCCTCCGGAACGGCCGCCCTCCACGCGGCCTACTGGCTCCTCGATCTGAAGCCGGGAGACGAAGTCATCTGTCCTTCCCTGACGTGGCCTTCGACGGCCACCATGGCGCGCGTCCTCGGCGCCCGCATCGTCTTCGCGGACATCGACCCGGAAACGCTCCAGATCGATCCCGCCGACGTCGCCCGGCGCCGGACGAACCGCACGCGGGCCGTCGTCGCGGTCCATTTCGCCGGAGCCCCGGCGGATCTGGACGCCCTTCGGGAAGCCGCCGGACCCGGGGTCGCCCTCGTCGAAGACGCCGCCCACGCCGTGGGAACCGAATATCGCGGGCTTCCCGTGGGCGCCCGCCCGGGACTGTCGGTTTTCAGCTTCCACCCCATCAAGAACATCACGACGGGGGAAGGAGGCATGCTCGTCACCCACGACGCCGATCAGGCCCGACGGGCCCGCCTTTTCCGATTCCACGGCATTTCCCGGGACGCCTGGAAGGCTTATGGAGCGGGGGCCGCGCTGCGCTACGACGCCCTTCTGCCCGGCTTCAAATACAACCTGACGGACCTGGCGGCGGGAATCGGCCTGCGCCAGCTCGAAAAGCTCGACCGCTTCCTGAGCCGCCGGCGCGCCATCGCCGAGCGCTACCGGGAGGGCCTCGCCGATCTGCCCGGCCTCACCCTGCCCCGCGATCCCTCGTATCCCCACCGCCATGCCCGCCATCTTTTCCCCGTCCTGGTCGAGCGCCGCGACCGGTTCCTCGATCGGATGAGGCAGGAGAACATCGGCTGCGGCCTTCATTTCGAGCCCGTGCACCGACTGACCCTCTACCGCTCGGAGGCCCCGTCCCTGCCCTGCGCCGAAGCGGTCGGGGAACGGATCGTCTCGCTTCCCCTTTTTCCGGAGATGTCCGATGGAGACGTCGAGGACGTCATCGCCGCCGTCCGACGGACCCTCCGCGGCGACCCGCCCTGA